One stretch of Juglans microcarpa x Juglans regia isolate MS1-56 chromosome 3D, Jm3101_v1.0, whole genome shotgun sequence DNA includes these proteins:
- the LOC121256154 gene encoding tetracycline resistance protein, class H-like isoform X1: MQPSFLKSWSISVFLIGCRSNKFCCAQRRAEEMDLTGLSHLFVTVFLSGFASFTVVPSITDVTMLALCPGQDECSLAIYLTGCQQAIIGLGAMIITPLIGNLSDVYGRKELLTLPMTLSILPLVIMAYSTTTSFFYAYFFIRTLTAMVGEGSINCLALAYVADKVPDGQRASAFGILAGVGSAAFVCGTLAARFLSTAATFQVAAVMSMIAAVYMRVFLKESIPNGDGLRQPMLNGTPHGDLEKTTTQAFKRIPSIGDLICLMKSSTTFSQATVVSFFNGLAEGGIIASLLYFLKARFHFNKNQYADLLLIFGVAGTISQLLFMPMLAPAIGEEKLLSIGLFMNCSNIFFNSIAWSVWVPYAATVFSIFTVFVQPSIRSIVSKQVGPTEQGKSQGCISGISSLATIVSPLIFSPLTALFLSEEAPFPFPGFSIMCIGFATFVNYRLWELDESHAVMQMIAFIQSIMIWGVPSSHKTDNKQTTEA, from the exons ATGCAACCTTCATTTCTCAAATCATGGAGTATTTCTGTATTTCTTATAGGGTGTAGAAGTAATAAGTTTTGCTGCGCGCAGAGAAGGGCCGAAGAGATGGATTTAACAGGTTTGAGCCACCTCTTTGTAACGGTTTTCCTCTCGGGCTTTGCTAGCTTCACGGTGGTTCCATCCATCACCGATGTCACCATGTTGGCTCTTTGCCCTGGTCAAGATGAGTGCTCCCTCGCAATCTACCTCACTGGTTGCCAACAGGCG ATCATAGGATTGGGAGCAATGATAATTACACCCCTCATTGGGAATCTATCTGACGTGTACGGCAGGAAAGAGTTGCTCACCCTCCCCATGACTCTCTCCATTCTTCCTCTAG TGATAATGGCATATAGCACGACGACCAGCTTCTTTTATGCCTACTTCTTCATAAGGACTCTCACTGCAATGGTCGGCGAAGGCAGCATCAATTGCCTTGCTCTTGCTTACGTG GCAGATAAAGTCCCAGATGGACAACGGGCATCAGCATTTGGAATTCTAGCCGGGGTAGGTTCAGCTGCATTTGTATGTGGAACCTTAGCGGCTCGTTTTCTCTCCACTGCTGCGACATTTCAG gtTGCTGCTGTCATGTCGATGATTGCAGCAGTTTACATGAGAGTTTTTCTCAAGGAAAGCATACCCAATGGGGATGGTTTAAGACAGCCAATGTTGAACGGAACACCTCATGGTGATTTAGAAAAGACAACAACACAGGCCTTCAAGAGGATTCCATCAATTGGGGATCTGATCTGCCTGATGAAGAGCAG TACGACATTTTCACAAGCAACAGTGGTTTCATTCTTCAATGGTCTTGCAGAGGGTGGGATTATAGCTTCGTTACTG TACTTCCTGAAGGCCCGTTTCCACTTCAATAAAAACCAGTATGCTGATCTCTTGCTAATTTTTGGAGTTGCAGGGACCATTTCACAG CTGCTTTTCATGCCCATGTTGGCACCTGCCATTGGAGAGGAGAAGTTGCTTTCCATCGGTCTCTTCATGAACTGTTCAAAC ATATTTTTTAACAGCATAGCATGGTCAGTTTGG GTTCCTTATGCCGCTACTGTGTTTTCCATCTTTACTGTCTTTGTGCAACCAAGC ATACGCAGCATCGTTTCGAAACAAGTAGGGCCCACCGAGCAG GGGAAGTCTCAAGGATGTATTTCAGGCATAAGTTCCTTAGCCACCATTGTTTCTCCATTAATCTTTAGTCCTTTAAcag CATTGTTCCTGTCTGAAGAAGCACCGTTTCCTTTCCCTGGTTTCAGTATTATGTGCATTGGGTTTGCCACG tttgTAAATTATCGTTTATGGGAGCTTGACGAATCACATGCTGTCATGCAGATGATTGCCTTTATCCAGAGCATTATGATATGGGGAGTTCCTTCCAGTCACAAAACTGACAATAAGCAAACCACGGAGGCCTAG
- the LOC121256154 gene encoding tetracycline resistance protein, class H-like isoform X2, translating into MQPSFLKSWSISVFLIGCRSNKFCCAQRRAEEMDLTGLSHLFVTVFLSGFASFTVVPSITDVTMLALCPGQDECSLAIYLTGCQQAIIGLGAMIITPLIGNLSDVYGRKELLTLPMTLSILPLVIMAYSTTTSFFYAYFFIRTLTAMVGEGSINCLALAYVADKVPDGQRASAFGILAGVGSAAFVCGTLAARFLSTAATFQVAAVMSMIAAVYMRVFLKESIPNGDGLRQPMLNGTPHGDLEKTTTQAFKRIPSIGDLICLMKSSTTFSQATVVSFFNGLAEGGIIASLLYFLKARFHFNKNQYADLLLIFGVAGTISQLLFMPMLAPAIGEEKLLSIGLFMNCSNVPYAATVFSIFTVFVQPSIRSIVSKQVGPTEQGKSQGCISGISSLATIVSPLIFSPLTALFLSEEAPFPFPGFSIMCIGFATFVNYRLWELDESHAVMQMIAFIQSIMIWGVPSSHKTDNKQTTEA; encoded by the exons ATGCAACCTTCATTTCTCAAATCATGGAGTATTTCTGTATTTCTTATAGGGTGTAGAAGTAATAAGTTTTGCTGCGCGCAGAGAAGGGCCGAAGAGATGGATTTAACAGGTTTGAGCCACCTCTTTGTAACGGTTTTCCTCTCGGGCTTTGCTAGCTTCACGGTGGTTCCATCCATCACCGATGTCACCATGTTGGCTCTTTGCCCTGGTCAAGATGAGTGCTCCCTCGCAATCTACCTCACTGGTTGCCAACAGGCG ATCATAGGATTGGGAGCAATGATAATTACACCCCTCATTGGGAATCTATCTGACGTGTACGGCAGGAAAGAGTTGCTCACCCTCCCCATGACTCTCTCCATTCTTCCTCTAG TGATAATGGCATATAGCACGACGACCAGCTTCTTTTATGCCTACTTCTTCATAAGGACTCTCACTGCAATGGTCGGCGAAGGCAGCATCAATTGCCTTGCTCTTGCTTACGTG GCAGATAAAGTCCCAGATGGACAACGGGCATCAGCATTTGGAATTCTAGCCGGGGTAGGTTCAGCTGCATTTGTATGTGGAACCTTAGCGGCTCGTTTTCTCTCCACTGCTGCGACATTTCAG gtTGCTGCTGTCATGTCGATGATTGCAGCAGTTTACATGAGAGTTTTTCTCAAGGAAAGCATACCCAATGGGGATGGTTTAAGACAGCCAATGTTGAACGGAACACCTCATGGTGATTTAGAAAAGACAACAACACAGGCCTTCAAGAGGATTCCATCAATTGGGGATCTGATCTGCCTGATGAAGAGCAG TACGACATTTTCACAAGCAACAGTGGTTTCATTCTTCAATGGTCTTGCAGAGGGTGGGATTATAGCTTCGTTACTG TACTTCCTGAAGGCCCGTTTCCACTTCAATAAAAACCAGTATGCTGATCTCTTGCTAATTTTTGGAGTTGCAGGGACCATTTCACAG CTGCTTTTCATGCCCATGTTGGCACCTGCCATTGGAGAGGAGAAGTTGCTTTCCATCGGTCTCTTCATGAACTGTTCAAAC GTTCCTTATGCCGCTACTGTGTTTTCCATCTTTACTGTCTTTGTGCAACCAAGC ATACGCAGCATCGTTTCGAAACAAGTAGGGCCCACCGAGCAG GGGAAGTCTCAAGGATGTATTTCAGGCATAAGTTCCTTAGCCACCATTGTTTCTCCATTAATCTTTAGTCCTTTAAcag CATTGTTCCTGTCTGAAGAAGCACCGTTTCCTTTCCCTGGTTTCAGTATTATGTGCATTGGGTTTGCCACG tttgTAAATTATCGTTTATGGGAGCTTGACGAATCACATGCTGTCATGCAGATGATTGCCTTTATCCAGAGCATTATGATATGGGGAGTTCCTTCCAGTCACAAAACTGACAATAAGCAAACCACGGAGGCCTAG
- the LOC121256154 gene encoding tetracycline resistance protein, class H-like isoform X3 — MQPSFLKSWSISVFLIGCRSNKFCCAQRRAEEMDLTGLSHLFVTVFLSGFASFTVVPSITDVTMLALCPGQDECSLAIYLTGCQQAIIGLGAMIITPLIGNLSDVYGRKELLTLPMTLSILPLVIMAYSTTTSFFYAYFFIRTLTAMVGEGSINCLALAYVADKVPDGQRASAFGILAGVGSAAFVCGTLAARFLSTAATFQVAAVMSMIAAVYMRVFLKESIPNGDGLRQPMLNGTPHGDLEKTTTQAFKRIPSIGDLICLMKSSTTFSQATVVSFFNGLAEGGIIASLLYFLKARFHFNKNQYADLLLIFGVAGTISQLLFMPMLAPAIGEEKLLSIGLFMNCSNIFFNSIAWSVWVPYAATVFSIFTVFVQPSIRSIVSKQVGPTEQGKSQGCISGISSLATIVSPLIFSPLTALFLSEEAPFPFPGFSIMCIGFATMIAFIQSIMIWGVPSSHKTDNKQTTEA; from the exons ATGCAACCTTCATTTCTCAAATCATGGAGTATTTCTGTATTTCTTATAGGGTGTAGAAGTAATAAGTTTTGCTGCGCGCAGAGAAGGGCCGAAGAGATGGATTTAACAGGTTTGAGCCACCTCTTTGTAACGGTTTTCCTCTCGGGCTTTGCTAGCTTCACGGTGGTTCCATCCATCACCGATGTCACCATGTTGGCTCTTTGCCCTGGTCAAGATGAGTGCTCCCTCGCAATCTACCTCACTGGTTGCCAACAGGCG ATCATAGGATTGGGAGCAATGATAATTACACCCCTCATTGGGAATCTATCTGACGTGTACGGCAGGAAAGAGTTGCTCACCCTCCCCATGACTCTCTCCATTCTTCCTCTAG TGATAATGGCATATAGCACGACGACCAGCTTCTTTTATGCCTACTTCTTCATAAGGACTCTCACTGCAATGGTCGGCGAAGGCAGCATCAATTGCCTTGCTCTTGCTTACGTG GCAGATAAAGTCCCAGATGGACAACGGGCATCAGCATTTGGAATTCTAGCCGGGGTAGGTTCAGCTGCATTTGTATGTGGAACCTTAGCGGCTCGTTTTCTCTCCACTGCTGCGACATTTCAG gtTGCTGCTGTCATGTCGATGATTGCAGCAGTTTACATGAGAGTTTTTCTCAAGGAAAGCATACCCAATGGGGATGGTTTAAGACAGCCAATGTTGAACGGAACACCTCATGGTGATTTAGAAAAGACAACAACACAGGCCTTCAAGAGGATTCCATCAATTGGGGATCTGATCTGCCTGATGAAGAGCAG TACGACATTTTCACAAGCAACAGTGGTTTCATTCTTCAATGGTCTTGCAGAGGGTGGGATTATAGCTTCGTTACTG TACTTCCTGAAGGCCCGTTTCCACTTCAATAAAAACCAGTATGCTGATCTCTTGCTAATTTTTGGAGTTGCAGGGACCATTTCACAG CTGCTTTTCATGCCCATGTTGGCACCTGCCATTGGAGAGGAGAAGTTGCTTTCCATCGGTCTCTTCATGAACTGTTCAAAC ATATTTTTTAACAGCATAGCATGGTCAGTTTGG GTTCCTTATGCCGCTACTGTGTTTTCCATCTTTACTGTCTTTGTGCAACCAAGC ATACGCAGCATCGTTTCGAAACAAGTAGGGCCCACCGAGCAG GGGAAGTCTCAAGGATGTATTTCAGGCATAAGTTCCTTAGCCACCATTGTTTCTCCATTAATCTTTAGTCCTTTAAcag CATTGTTCCTGTCTGAAGAAGCACCGTTTCCTTTCCCTGGTTTCAGTATTATGTGCATTGGGTTTGCCACG ATGATTGCCTTTATCCAGAGCATTATGATATGGGGAGTTCCTTCCAGTCACAAAACTGACAATAAGCAAACCACGGAGGCCTAG
- the LOC121256586 gene encoding uncharacterized protein LOC121256586, translating to METLMSSSSVTFMSSSSPFSNFSPRRTPPSRSFQFPFASKGNDPEPNGPQSDSKDIASNSPQSNSKDINSFPILSNRHLSLSPLSKDMAMGLVLNAATGRGWTTGSGMEGPSVPAGIESSTGTENVSTFPWSLFTKSPRRRMLVSFTCNICSQRTTRAINPHAYTDGTVFVQCCGCNAFHKLVDNLNLFQDMKCYLSPGFDYRGHGWDNVNFKYMDTEGGDNDIFPIQ from the exons ATGGAAACCCTCATGAGCTCCTCCTCTGTTACTTTCAtgtcttcgtcttctcctttTTCCAATTTCTCTCCCAGACGGACTCCTCCTTCGAGGTCATTTCAGTTCCCTTTCGCCTCCAAAG GGAACGATCCTGAGCCAAACGGTCCTCAGTCCGATTCGAAGGACATCGCATCAAACAGCCCTCAGTCCAATTCCAAGGACATCAACAGCTTTCCAATTCTCAGTAATCGCCATCTCTCCCTTTCCCCTCTCTcaaag GATATGGCAATGGGATTAGTGCTGAACGCAGCTACCGGGAGAGGTTGGACCACTGGTTCAGGTATGGAAGGTCCTTCAGTTCCTGCCGGGATTGAGAGTAGCACGGGCACCGAGAATGTCTCCACTTTCCCGTGGTCTCTGTTCACAAAATCACCTCGCCGAAGAATGCTTGTTTCTTTTACTTGTAACATTTGTAGTCAGAGGACAACACGGGCCATTAACCCCCATGCTTATACGGATGGCACTGTATTTGTGCAG tgTTGTGGGTGCAACGCATTTCATAAGCTCGTGGATAATTTGAACCTGTTTCAGGACATGAAATGCTATCTCAGCCCAGGCTTTGATTATAGGGGTCATGGCTGGGATAATGTTAACTTCAAATATATGGACACAGAAGGTGGCGATAATGACATATTTCCTATCCAGTGA
- the LOC121256154 gene encoding hippocampus abundant transcript 1 protein-like isoform X4 — MQPSFLKSWSISVFLIGCRSNKFCCAQRRAEEMDLTGLSHLFVTVFLSGFASFTVVPSITDVTMLALCPGQDECSLAIYLTGCQQAIIGLGAMIITPLIGNLSDVYGRKELLTLPMTLSILPLVIMAYSTTTSFFYAYFFIRTLTAMVGEGSINCLALAYVADKVPDGQRASAFGILAGVGSAAFVCGTLAARFLSTAATFQVAAVMSMIAAVYMRVFLKESIPNGDGLRQPMLNGTPHGDLEKTTTQAFKRIPSIGDLICLMKSSTTFSQATVVSFFNGLAEGGIIASLLYFLKARFHFNKNQYADLLLIFGVAGTISQLLFMPMLAPAIGEEKLLSIGLFMNCSNIFFNSIAWSVWVPYAATVFSIFTVFVQPSIRSIVSKQVGPTEQ, encoded by the exons ATGCAACCTTCATTTCTCAAATCATGGAGTATTTCTGTATTTCTTATAGGGTGTAGAAGTAATAAGTTTTGCTGCGCGCAGAGAAGGGCCGAAGAGATGGATTTAACAGGTTTGAGCCACCTCTTTGTAACGGTTTTCCTCTCGGGCTTTGCTAGCTTCACGGTGGTTCCATCCATCACCGATGTCACCATGTTGGCTCTTTGCCCTGGTCAAGATGAGTGCTCCCTCGCAATCTACCTCACTGGTTGCCAACAGGCG ATCATAGGATTGGGAGCAATGATAATTACACCCCTCATTGGGAATCTATCTGACGTGTACGGCAGGAAAGAGTTGCTCACCCTCCCCATGACTCTCTCCATTCTTCCTCTAG TGATAATGGCATATAGCACGACGACCAGCTTCTTTTATGCCTACTTCTTCATAAGGACTCTCACTGCAATGGTCGGCGAAGGCAGCATCAATTGCCTTGCTCTTGCTTACGTG GCAGATAAAGTCCCAGATGGACAACGGGCATCAGCATTTGGAATTCTAGCCGGGGTAGGTTCAGCTGCATTTGTATGTGGAACCTTAGCGGCTCGTTTTCTCTCCACTGCTGCGACATTTCAG gtTGCTGCTGTCATGTCGATGATTGCAGCAGTTTACATGAGAGTTTTTCTCAAGGAAAGCATACCCAATGGGGATGGTTTAAGACAGCCAATGTTGAACGGAACACCTCATGGTGATTTAGAAAAGACAACAACACAGGCCTTCAAGAGGATTCCATCAATTGGGGATCTGATCTGCCTGATGAAGAGCAG TACGACATTTTCACAAGCAACAGTGGTTTCATTCTTCAATGGTCTTGCAGAGGGTGGGATTATAGCTTCGTTACTG TACTTCCTGAAGGCCCGTTTCCACTTCAATAAAAACCAGTATGCTGATCTCTTGCTAATTTTTGGAGTTGCAGGGACCATTTCACAG CTGCTTTTCATGCCCATGTTGGCACCTGCCATTGGAGAGGAGAAGTTGCTTTCCATCGGTCTCTTCATGAACTGTTCAAAC ATATTTTTTAACAGCATAGCATGGTCAGTTTGG GTTCCTTATGCCGCTACTGTGTTTTCCATCTTTACTGTCTTTGTGCAACCAAGC ATACGCAGCATCGTTTCGAAACAAGTAGGGCCCACCGAGCAG TGA
- the LOC121254976 gene encoding DDB1- and CUL4-associated factor 8 translates to MNKRTRTSVDKAVVNVWKREVGQLSTRNFAHRLGASEDLVWRFDIYTKLEKHRGCVNTVSFNADGDILVSGSDDRRVILWDWETGRVKLSFHSGHNNNVFQAKIMPYTDDRSIVTCAADGQVRLAEISECGRVEIKLLAKHQARAHKLAIEPGSPHIFYTCGEDGLVQHFDLRTQAATKLFTCQPIDDRRNYMSVIPLNAISIDPRNPNLFAVAGSDEYTRLYDIRKYKWDGSTDFGQPTNYFCPLHLIGDEHVGITGLAFSEQSELLVSYNDEFIYLFTRDMGLGPNPLPASPVSLGIDASDKIGGDHQFSACPSTMETDENGTPQVYKGHRNCETVKGVNFFGPNCEYVVSGSDCGRIFIWKKKGGELIRVMEADKTVVNCIECHPHTMVLASSGIESDIKIWTPKAIERATLPTNIEEKPKARGWMYRIASPDDLMLQLFSLQRQRTSPGRSGETSDARRELLDLILTFNANSDASSDNEGDTISQDDLFY, encoded by the exons ATGAATAAGAGAACGAGAACCAGCGTCGACAAGGCAGTGGTCAATGTTTGGAAGCGAGAGGTCGGCCAGCTCTCCACCAGGAACTTCGCCCACCGCCTCGGCGCCTCCGAG GATCTTGTTTGGCGATTTGATATCTACACGAAGCTGGAAAAGCACAGAGGCTGTGTGAACACTGTAAGCTTCAATGCAGATGGTGACATTCTGGTTTCAGGATCTGATGACAGGCGGGTTATACTCTGGGATTGGGAGACTGGGCGTGTCAAGCTTTCGTTTCATTCAGGTCATAATAACAACGTTTTTCAAGCAAAGATCATGCCTTACACAGATGACCGAAGCATTGTTACCTGTGCTGCAGACGGGCAG GTGAGACTTGCTGAGATTTCAGAATGTGGAAGAGTGGAAATTAAATTGCTTGCTAAACATCAAGCACGAGCTCATAAGCTGGCTATTGAACCTGGGAGCcctcatatattttataccTGTGGTGAAGATGGGTTGGTGCAGCAT TTTGATCTGAGAACTCAGGCTGCCACAAAACTTTTCACATGCCAACCTATTGACGACAGGAGGAATTACATGTCAGTTATCCCTCTGAATGCCATTTCTATTGATCCAAGGAATCCAAATCTCTTTGCAGTTGCAGGCTCTGATGAATATACTCGACTTTACGACATCCGCAAATACAAGTGGGATGGATCAACCGATTTTGGTCAACCCACAAACTATTTTTGCCCTCTACACTTAATTGGTGATGAGCATGTTGGAATAACAGGCTTGGCCTTTTCAGAACAGAGCGAGCTGCTTGTGTCATACAATGATGAATTCATCTATCTCTTTACACGGGATATGGGATTGGGACCTAATCCACTTCCAGCTTCTCCAGTGTCTCTGGGCATTGATGCTAGTGACAAAATAGGAGGTGATCATCAATTCTCAGCATGTCCATCAACTATGGAGACCGATGAAAATGGTACTCCTCAAGTTTACAAGGGGCACAGAAACTGTGAGACAGTGAAAGGTGTGAACTTCTTTGGGCCTAATTGTGAGTATGTTGTGAGTGGATCAGACTGTGGCCGGATATTCATATGGAAGAAAAAAGGTGGGGAGCTCATTCGTGTCATGGAAGCAGATAAGACTGTTGTAAACTGTATTGAGTGTCATCCTCATACCATGGTACTTGCAAGCAGTGGAATTGAAAGTGACATCAAAATATGGACCCCGAAGGCCATTGAGAGAGCTACTTTGCCTACAAACATTGAAGAG AAACCCAAGGCCAGGGGCTGGATGTATCGTATAGCTTCGCCTGATGATTTGATGTTGCAACTATTTTCTCTGCAAAGGCAGAGGACAAGCCCTGGTCGCAGTGGAGAAACTTCGGATGCGCGTCGGGAACTTTTGGACCTAATTCTGACATTCAATGCCAATAGTGATGCTTCTTCAGATAATGAAGGAGATACCATCAGCCAGGATGACTTGTTTTATTGA
- the LOC121256154 gene encoding hippocampus abundant transcript-like protein 1 isoform X5 yields MAYSTTTSFFYAYFFIRTLTAMVGEGSINCLALAYVADKVPDGQRASAFGILAGVGSAAFVCGTLAARFLSTAATFQVAAVMSMIAAVYMRVFLKESIPNGDGLRQPMLNGTPHGDLEKTTTQAFKRIPSIGDLICLMKSSTTFSQATVVSFFNGLAEGGIIASLLYFLKARFHFNKNQYADLLLIFGVAGTISQLLFMPMLAPAIGEEKLLSIGLFMNCSNIFFNSIAWSVWVPYAATVFSIFTVFVQPSIRSIVSKQVGPTEQGKSQGCISGISSLATIVSPLIFSPLTALFLSEEAPFPFPGFSIMCIGFATFVNYRLWELDESHAVMQMIAFIQSIMIWGVPSSHKTDNKQTTEA; encoded by the exons ATGGCATATAGCACGACGACCAGCTTCTTTTATGCCTACTTCTTCATAAGGACTCTCACTGCAATGGTCGGCGAAGGCAGCATCAATTGCCTTGCTCTTGCTTACGTG GCAGATAAAGTCCCAGATGGACAACGGGCATCAGCATTTGGAATTCTAGCCGGGGTAGGTTCAGCTGCATTTGTATGTGGAACCTTAGCGGCTCGTTTTCTCTCCACTGCTGCGACATTTCAG gtTGCTGCTGTCATGTCGATGATTGCAGCAGTTTACATGAGAGTTTTTCTCAAGGAAAGCATACCCAATGGGGATGGTTTAAGACAGCCAATGTTGAACGGAACACCTCATGGTGATTTAGAAAAGACAACAACACAGGCCTTCAAGAGGATTCCATCAATTGGGGATCTGATCTGCCTGATGAAGAGCAG TACGACATTTTCACAAGCAACAGTGGTTTCATTCTTCAATGGTCTTGCAGAGGGTGGGATTATAGCTTCGTTACTG TACTTCCTGAAGGCCCGTTTCCACTTCAATAAAAACCAGTATGCTGATCTCTTGCTAATTTTTGGAGTTGCAGGGACCATTTCACAG CTGCTTTTCATGCCCATGTTGGCACCTGCCATTGGAGAGGAGAAGTTGCTTTCCATCGGTCTCTTCATGAACTGTTCAAAC ATATTTTTTAACAGCATAGCATGGTCAGTTTGG GTTCCTTATGCCGCTACTGTGTTTTCCATCTTTACTGTCTTTGTGCAACCAAGC ATACGCAGCATCGTTTCGAAACAAGTAGGGCCCACCGAGCAG GGGAAGTCTCAAGGATGTATTTCAGGCATAAGTTCCTTAGCCACCATTGTTTCTCCATTAATCTTTAGTCCTTTAAcag CATTGTTCCTGTCTGAAGAAGCACCGTTTCCTTTCCCTGGTTTCAGTATTATGTGCATTGGGTTTGCCACG tttgTAAATTATCGTTTATGGGAGCTTGACGAATCACATGCTGTCATGCAGATGATTGCCTTTATCCAGAGCATTATGATATGGGGAGTTCCTTCCAGTCACAAAACTGACAATAAGCAAACCACGGAGGCCTAG